The following coding sequences are from one Microtus pennsylvanicus isolate mMicPen1 chromosome 1, mMicPen1.hap1, whole genome shotgun sequence window:
- the Gpr4 gene encoding G-prodeshotein coupled receptor 4: protein MGNRTWEGCHVDSRVDHLFPPSLYIFVIGVGLPTNCLALWAAYRQVRQHNELGVYLMNLSIADLLYICTLPLWVDYFLHHDNWIHGPGSCKLFGFIFYSNIYISIAFLCCISVDRYLAVAHPLRFARLRRVKTAVAVSSVVWATELGANSAPLFHDELFRDRYNHTFCFEKFPMESWVAWMNLYRVFVGFLFPWALMLLCYRGILRAVQSSVSTERQEKVKIKRLALSLIAIVLVCFAPYHALLLSRSAVYLGRPWDCGFEERVFSAYHSSLAFTSLNCVADPILYCLVNEGARSDVAKALHNLLRFLASDKPQEMASASLTLETPLTSKRSTTGKASGAIWAVPPTAQGDQVPLKVLLPPAQ from the coding sequence ATGGGCAACCGCACTTGGGAGGGCTGCCACGTGGACTCTCGAGTGGACCACCTCTTCCCGCCATCCCTCTACATCTTTGTCATCGGGGTGGGGCTGCCCACCAACTGCCTGGCTTTGTGGGCGGCCTACCGCCAGGTACGCCAGCACAATGAGCTAGGTGTGTACCTGATGAACCTGAGCATCGCAGACCTGCTCTACATCTGCACGCTGCCGTTGTGGGTCGACTACTTCCTCCACCACGACAACTGGATCCATGGCCCTGGCTCCTGCAAGCTCTTTGGCTTCATCTTCTACAGCAACATCTACATTAGCATTGCCTTCCTGTGCTGCATCTCGGTGGACCGCTACCTGGCCGTGGCCCATCCGTTGCGCTTTGCCCGCTTGCGCCGGGTCAAGACAGCGGTGGCTGTGAGCTCCGTGGTTTGGGCCACCGAGCTGGGCGCCAACTCGGCACCGCTCTTCCACGACGAGCTCTTTCGAGATCGTTACAACCACACCTTCTGCTTCGAGAAGTTCCCCATGGAGAGCTGGGTGGCCTGGATGAATCTATACCGTGTCTTCGTGGGCTTTCTTTTCCCCTGGGCACTCATGTTGTTGTGCTACCGCGGCATCCTGCGGGCCGTGCAGAGCAGTGTGTCCACGGAGCGCCAGGAGAAGGTCAAGATCAAGCGTCTGGCTCTGAGCCTCATCGCCATCGTGTTGGTGTGCTTTGCACCCTACCATGCCCTCCTGCTGTCTCGAAGCGCTGTCTACCTGGGTCGGCCCTGGGACTGTGGCTTCGAGGAGCGAGTCTTCTCCGCCTACCACAGCTCCCTGGCCTTCACCAGCCTCAATTGTGTGGCCGACCCCATCCTCTACTGTCTGGTCAATGAGGGAGCCCGCAGTGACGTGGCCAAGGCCCTGCACAACCTCCTGCGTTTCCTGGCCAGCGACAAGCCCCAGGAAATGGCCAGTGCTTCCCTCACCCTGGAGACACCCTTGACCTCCAAGAGGAGCACCACCGGCAAGGCCTCCGGAGCTATCTGGGCAGTGCCTCCGACTGCCCAAGGGGACCAGGTGCCGCTGAAGGTGCTGCTGCCACCAGCACAGTGA